From the Mycobacterium noviomagense genome, the window CGCCCCGAAGAACGGTATGTCCCCACGCGCGCAATTACGCGTGTTCACCGCAATTAGTGACGCAGGCTTGACCGCGCCGTGATATCGGCGCCCGCGGAGAGGCGCTGAGAGCCGGAGCTAGATCTCCAAGCTCGAGAGTTCGCCGATGATCTGCGCCGCCAGCGGGTTGAGCGTGGCCATTCCGTCGCGCACCGCATAGCGCGAACCGGCAAGGTTGACCACCAGCGTGCTGCCCGATATCCCGGCCAGACCGCGGGACAACCCGGCGTCGACGATGCCGGCCGACAACGCCGATGCGCGGATAGCTTCGGCGATGCCGAGGATCTCCCGGTCGAGAATGTCGCGGGTGGCTTCCGGGGTGACGTCGCGAGGTGTGACACCGGTGCCTCCGACCGACACCACCAGGTCAACACCGCCGATCACCGCGGTGTTCAACGCGTTGCGGATCTCCACCTCATCGGCTGCGACGGCCACTACTCCGTCGACGACGAACCCTGCCTCGTTGAGCAATTCGGTGACGAGCGGTCCGCTGTGGTCCTCGTCGCCGTGCGCGGTGCGGTCGTCGACCACCACGACCAGTGCCCTGCCGACGATGTCCGCACGCTGTTCCATAGTTGCCACCGTATATCTGGGGTCTGACGGCGAACCGGCGACTCTCATCATCACTGTTCCGCCTTACCGAGCGTTACCTGCACGGTCCGCT encodes:
- a CDS encoding MogA/MoaB family molybdenum cofactor biosynthesis protein; the protein is MRVAGSPSDPRYTVATMEQRADIVGRALVVVVDDRTAHGDEDHSGPLVTELLNEAGFVVDGVVAVAADEVEIRNALNTAVIGGVDLVVSVGGTGVTPRDVTPEATRDILDREILGIAEAIRASALSAGIVDAGLSRGLAGISGSTLVVNLAGSRYAVRDGMATLNPLAAQIIGELSSLEI